In a single window of the Terrirubrum flagellatum genome:
- the rsmG gene encoding 16S rRNA (guanine(527)-N(7))-methyltransferase RsmG — translation MDRAEVARILDVSHETLGALDRYIDLLRKWQARINLVAAPTLDDVWARHILDCGQLLAFAPETAERWVDIGSGAGLPGLVLAILLREKRPTDRMVLVESNQKKCAFLLEAIRVTGAPASVRSGRIEQVVSGPAAPECDVVTARALAPLKDLLELASPLLMKGAMGLFPKGQDVDAELTDAAKSWKMEVKLLPSLTDPHGRIACVRALASRLSSDGTLS, via the coding sequence GTGGATCGCGCCGAGGTCGCGAGAATCCTCGATGTTTCACATGAAACATTGGGGGCGCTTGATCGATATATCGATCTGCTTCGCAAATGGCAGGCGCGAATCAATCTGGTCGCTGCGCCGACGCTTGATGACGTCTGGGCGCGTCACATTCTCGACTGCGGACAGCTTTTGGCCTTCGCTCCGGAAACGGCGGAGCGCTGGGTCGATATTGGCAGCGGCGCCGGACTGCCTGGGCTGGTTCTGGCGATCCTGTTACGGGAAAAGCGCCCAACCGATCGAATGGTTTTGGTCGAGTCGAATCAGAAGAAATGCGCCTTTCTGCTGGAAGCGATCCGCGTAACTGGAGCGCCGGCCAGCGTGCGCTCCGGGCGAATTGAACAGGTCGTGAGCGGTCCAGCGGCTCCGGAATGCGACGTTGTGACCGCCAGGGCGCTGGCTCCGCTCAAAGATTTGCTCGAACTCGCATCTCCTTTGTTGATGAAGGGCGCGATGGGCTTGTTTCCCAAGGGCCAAGATGTTGATGCTGAATTGACCGACGCCGCTAAATCTTGGAAGATGGAAGTCAAGTTGTTGCCTAGTCTGACAGATCCCCACGGCCGGATCGCGTGCGTCAGGGCGCTTGCGTCTCGTCTTTCCAGTGACGGAACTCTGTCATGA
- the mnmE gene encoding tRNA uridine-5-carboxymethylaminomethyl(34) synthesis GTPase MnmE — MDRGATIVAPASGQGRAGVAVIRISGPATAAVLRTVAGGIPEARRATLRKFVDPKTAEAIDRGLALWFPGPNSFTGEDMAELHIHGGRSVIEGLLGALVKGCGCRLAEPGEFARRAFANGKLDLAAVEGLSDLIEAETEAQRRQALRQLEGALGRKVEDWAARLLEVMAWAEAALDFSDESDVPARSLASAMESADAVAREMSEALASASQGERLRDGFMVALAGPPNAGKSTLLNALAKRDVAIVSPIPGTTRDAIEVRLDLGGLPITLVDLAGIRDSSDPIESEGIARARQRIQRADLVLWLEEAESTESGRQDGMETAVRVRTKVDLASKVDSGAEPHKRILNLSAVTGEGVDELLKLIRARAMEGLGAGDVLVTRERHRIALGDASAHLNRAIAAFQRGVGEEMVAEDLRLAVRSLGRISGRVDVEDVLGTIFSRFCVGK; from the coding sequence ATGGATCGCGGAGCGACGATCGTGGCGCCCGCAAGCGGGCAGGGGCGGGCGGGCGTCGCCGTGATCCGTATCTCGGGTCCGGCGACGGCGGCGGTTTTGAGGACGGTTGCGGGCGGCATTCCCGAAGCGCGTCGAGCAACGCTGCGCAAGTTTGTCGACCCCAAGACCGCTGAGGCGATCGATCGGGGTCTCGCTCTCTGGTTCCCCGGGCCGAACAGTTTCACCGGTGAGGATATGGCGGAGCTTCATATCCATGGTGGGCGAAGCGTGATCGAAGGGTTGCTCGGCGCGCTCGTCAAGGGATGCGGTTGTCGATTGGCCGAGCCAGGCGAGTTCGCCCGGCGCGCCTTCGCGAATGGCAAGCTCGACCTCGCGGCGGTCGAGGGGCTGTCCGACCTCATCGAGGCTGAGACGGAGGCGCAGCGCCGTCAGGCGCTCAGGCAGCTCGAAGGAGCTCTCGGGCGAAAGGTCGAGGACTGGGCTGCACGGCTGCTCGAGGTCATGGCGTGGGCCGAGGCGGCGCTGGACTTCTCCGACGAATCCGACGTCCCGGCCCGCTCCTTAGCCAGCGCAATGGAGTCAGCGGACGCTGTCGCTCGGGAAATGTCAGAAGCGCTTGCCAGCGCCAGTCAGGGTGAGCGACTGCGCGATGGGTTCATGGTCGCGCTCGCGGGGCCGCCGAATGCGGGCAAGTCCACCCTCCTGAATGCGCTGGCGAAGCGCGATGTCGCGATCGTCTCTCCCATTCCTGGGACCACACGGGATGCGATCGAGGTGCGACTGGATCTTGGAGGGCTGCCGATTACACTTGTCGATCTCGCGGGGATTCGTGACTCTTCCGATCCGATCGAAAGCGAAGGGATTGCGCGCGCGCGGCAGCGAATCCAGCGGGCCGACCTCGTTTTGTGGCTTGAGGAGGCCGAATCTACGGAATCTGGCCGTCAAGACGGGATGGAGACGGCGGTTCGCGTTCGAACGAAGGTCGACTTAGCCAGCAAAGTCGATTCGGGTGCGGAACCTCATAAACGGATTCTTAACCTTTCCGCGGTGACTGGTGAGGGCGTTGACGAGCTGCTGAAGCTCATACGGGCGCGGGCCATGGAAGGGCTCGGCGCTGGCGACGTGCTTGTGACGCGTGAGCGGCACCGCATCGCCTTGGGGGATGCAAGCGCTCATCTCAATCGTGCGATCGCGGCTTTTCAGCGTGGCGTCGGCGAAGAGATGGTGGCCGAGGATCTCCGTCTTGCTGTCCGCTCTCTTGGGCGCATTTCCGGTCGCGTGGACGTCGAGGATGTGCTGGGCACCATCTTCTCCCGCTTCTGCGTCGGCAAGTGA
- the mnmG gene encoding tRNA uridine-5-carboxymethylaminomethyl(34) synthesis enzyme MnmG, which yields MAKSADLTFDVVVIGGGHAGCEAAAAAARMGASTALVTHKFATIGEMSCNPAIGGLGKGHLVREIDALDGLMARCADQAGIQFRVLNRRKGPAVRGPRAQIDRVLYRRAMQAAIAAQANLSVIEGEAAELLIADERIRGLSLADGRTVSTSAVVITTGTFLRGLIHIGDEKIPAGRVGEQPSVGLAQSLTRLGLPLGRLKTGTPARLDGATIAWDRVEKQEGDETPEPFSSLTAKIENRQIACGITRTNAATHAIIRENISRSAVYSGEIAGRGPRYCPSIEDKIVRFGDRDGHQIFLEPEGYDDPTVYPNGISTSLPRDIQASFIRSVVGLENVRIIRPGYAIEYDYIDPRSLSPTLETKAVEGLFLAGQINGTTGYEEAGAQGLVAGLNAARRAGAKSGIIVDRANAYIGVMIDDLVTKGVTEPYRMFTSRSEFRLSLRVDNADERLTGLGIGWGCVAAERRVQFDRKSGELLAGKAMLERLSLTPNQAAPHGIEINRDGVRRSAFELLSRPGIDLSRLIEVWPELAAIPDSIRPRIEHDAIYASYVDRQRADIEAFRDDEGLELLENFDFSRLSGLSNEVRQKLELIRPRTVGQAGRIEGITPAALLLLAAAARRNAPRPAQAQRGQ from the coding sequence ATGGCAAAGAGCGCTGATTTGACCTTTGACGTCGTCGTGATCGGCGGCGGGCATGCTGGCTGCGAGGCCGCCGCAGCGGCGGCGCGAATGGGCGCCTCGACAGCGCTTGTGACGCACAAGTTCGCCACAATCGGCGAGATGTCCTGCAATCCGGCCATCGGTGGTTTGGGGAAAGGACATCTGGTCCGCGAGATCGATGCGCTGGACGGGCTGATGGCGAGATGCGCCGATCAGGCTGGCATCCAGTTCAGGGTTCTGAATCGCCGGAAAGGCCCGGCCGTGCGCGGACCGCGAGCGCAGATCGATCGCGTGCTCTATCGGCGCGCAATGCAGGCGGCTATCGCGGCGCAGGCGAATCTCAGCGTCATCGAAGGGGAGGCGGCCGAACTCCTCATCGCTGATGAGCGCATTCGCGGCCTTTCGCTCGCCGATGGTCGGACGGTCTCCACGTCAGCGGTTGTGATCACCACCGGCACCTTCCTTCGCGGGCTCATTCATATTGGCGACGAGAAGATTCCTGCGGGCCGCGTTGGGGAGCAGCCTTCCGTGGGGCTCGCGCAAAGCCTCACCCGCCTCGGTTTGCCGCTTGGTCGGCTCAAGACCGGGACGCCCGCCCGCCTCGATGGAGCGACGATCGCCTGGGACCGGGTCGAGAAGCAGGAGGGGGATGAGACGCCAGAACCCTTCTCGAGCCTGACCGCAAAGATCGAAAACCGGCAGATTGCGTGCGGCATCACCCGCACCAATGCGGCCACCCACGCCATCATCCGGGAAAACATCTCTCGCTCGGCCGTCTATTCCGGTGAGATCGCTGGACGTGGCCCCCGCTATTGCCCGTCGATCGAAGACAAGATCGTCCGTTTCGGAGATCGGGATGGCCACCAGATCTTCCTGGAGCCGGAGGGCTATGACGACCCGACAGTCTATCCCAACGGGATTTCGACGTCGCTGCCGCGCGACATCCAGGCGTCGTTCATCCGCAGTGTCGTCGGGCTTGAGAATGTTCGGATCATCCGCCCGGGCTATGCTATCGAGTATGACTACATTGATCCGCGAAGTCTCTCTCCGACGCTTGAAACGAAAGCGGTTGAGGGGCTTTTCCTCGCCGGGCAGATCAACGGAACCACGGGCTATGAAGAGGCGGGGGCGCAGGGGCTTGTCGCAGGATTGAACGCCGCGAGGCGGGCGGGCGCAAAGAGCGGGATCATCGTCGATCGCGCCAACGCCTATATCGGCGTGATGATTGATGACCTCGTGACCAAAGGAGTCACGGAGCCCTATCGCATGTTCACGTCGCGGTCTGAGTTTCGGCTGAGCCTCCGGGTCGACAACGCGGACGAGCGCTTGACCGGCCTCGGGATAGGCTGGGGATGTGTTGCCGCCGAGCGCCGCGTCCAGTTCGATCGCAAGTCAGGGGAGCTATTAGCCGGCAAGGCGATGCTGGAGCGGTTGTCATTGACGCCGAATCAGGCGGCTCCGCACGGGATTGAGATCAATCGGGACGGCGTGCGGCGATCGGCTTTTGAGCTGCTTTCGCGACCTGGAATCGATCTCTCGCGGCTTATTGAAGTCTGGCCGGAGCTCGCGGCGATCCCTGATTCGATTCGGCCTCGAATTGAACACGACGCTATCTACGCCTCTTATGTTGATCGTCAGCGGGCTGATATCGAAGCGTTCAGGGATGATGAGGGCTTGGAATTGCTTGAGAATTTTGATTTCTCGCGACTTTCCGGCTTGTCGAACGAAGTCAGGCAGAAGCTGGAATTGATTCGGCCCCGAACTGTCGGGCAAGCCGGCCGCATTGAGGGAATCACGCCTGCCGCCCTATTGCTATTGGCTGCAGCCGCCCGGCGGAACGCGCCACGCCCAGCACAGGCGCAAAGAGGTCAATAG
- a CDS encoding thioredoxin domain-containing protein: MNRLAAASSPYLIQHRDNPVHWWEWSDGAFAEARKLNRPVILSIGYAACHWCHVMAHESFEDQAVADVMNALFVSIKVDREERPDVDHLYMSALHALGEHGGWPLTMFLTPDREPFWGGTYFPKTARYGKPGFPDLLRQVSDIYHGEPQRIRHNTAALKSALAARSSDPATPPGLTDLAEAAKRAIGVFDPVHGGIQGAPKFPNAPILNMLWRAGDHDPAIREPVLITLRQMALGGIHDHLGGGFARYSVDGRWLTPHFEKMLYDNAQLLKLYALAAIATGEDIFREAAEGIVAWLEREMIVGDGGFASSLDADSEGVEGKYYVWDRSELESILGPDEAAFFSRIYDISVDGNFEGHNIPNRLDTPIPTPDEAQKLSALRTKLHNERVKRVPPGRDDKALADWNGMMIAALARAGTLLNRPAWIALAERAYRFVRESIAQENRLAHSWRNAVGVWPAFALDHATMAIAALSLAELNGSAELIVDARRDLDLLATNYADPSSGVLAMNARDGDELIVRIQPTHDDAVPNANGVYAAALIRCAIMTMDDELLARADRLFESLSRPMQGQTLAHASLWSALHLRLAAAQIIVAGPESAALSMAALAVPYPNRIVARLAPDQKVPDDHPAHAMMATARDQARAFVCVGERCSLPLTQPSEIAAAVAALR, translated from the coding sequence ATGAATCGGCTTGCCGCGGCTTCGAGCCCCTATCTCATCCAGCATCGCGACAATCCGGTCCATTGGTGGGAGTGGAGCGATGGCGCGTTCGCCGAGGCGAGAAAACTCAATCGGCCCGTGATTCTCTCAATCGGCTACGCCGCCTGTCATTGGTGCCATGTGATGGCCCATGAGAGCTTCGAGGATCAGGCGGTCGCGGACGTGATGAACGCCCTCTTCGTCAGCATCAAGGTCGACCGCGAGGAGCGCCCCGATGTCGACCATCTCTATATGTCGGCGCTCCACGCTTTGGGCGAACACGGCGGCTGGCCGCTCACGATGTTTCTGACGCCGGATCGCGAGCCCTTCTGGGGCGGGACCTATTTCCCCAAGACCGCACGCTACGGAAAGCCGGGTTTTCCTGATCTGCTCCGACAAGTCTCGGATATCTATCATGGCGAGCCCCAGCGCATTCGCCACAATACCGCCGCCCTGAAAAGCGCTCTCGCCGCTCGATCCTCAGACCCGGCGACGCCGCCCGGCCTCACCGATCTGGCCGAGGCGGCGAAGCGCGCGATCGGCGTCTTCGATCCTGTTCACGGCGGCATCCAGGGCGCGCCCAAATTCCCCAACGCGCCAATCCTCAACATGCTCTGGCGCGCCGGCGATCATGACCCCGCAATCCGTGAGCCTGTTCTGATCACGCTCCGCCAGATGGCGCTCGGCGGCATCCACGACCATCTTGGCGGCGGCTTCGCCCGCTACTCTGTCGACGGCCGCTGGCTCACGCCGCACTTCGAGAAGATGCTCTACGACAACGCGCAGCTTCTCAAGCTTTATGCCCTCGCGGCCATCGCCACCGGCGAGGATATTTTTCGCGAGGCCGCCGAAGGCATTGTCGCCTGGCTTGAGCGCGAGATGATTGTCGGCGACGGCGGCTTTGCGTCGAGCCTCGACGCCGACTCCGAAGGCGTCGAAGGCAAATACTATGTCTGGGACCGTTCCGAGCTCGAATCGATTCTTGGTCCGGACGAAGCGGCCTTCTTCAGCCGCATCTACGACATCAGCGTTGACGGAAATTTCGAAGGCCACAACATCCCGAACCGACTGGACACGCCGATCCCCACACCTGACGAGGCGCAAAAGCTGTCAGCGCTCCGGACCAAACTCCACAATGAGCGCGTCAAACGCGTTCCTCCAGGCCGCGACGACAAGGCGCTAGCCGACTGGAACGGCATGATGATCGCGGCTCTCGCGCGCGCTGGAACGCTTCTGAATCGACCGGCATGGATCGCGCTGGCCGAGCGAGCCTATCGGTTCGTCCGCGAATCGATCGCGCAGGAGAATCGGCTGGCGCATTCCTGGCGCAACGCTGTCGGCGTGTGGCCGGCTTTTGCTCTCGATCATGCGACGATGGCGATCGCCGCGCTCTCCCTCGCCGAACTCAATGGAAGCGCCGAGCTGATCGTCGATGCGCGCCGGGATCTCGATCTCCTCGCTACGAACTACGCTGACCCGTCCTCAGGCGTCCTCGCCATGAATGCGAGGGATGGCGATGAGCTCATCGTCCGGATTCAGCCCACCCACGACGATGCGGTTCCGAATGCGAATGGCGTCTATGCCGCGGCGCTGATCCGCTGCGCCATCATGACGATGGATGACGAATTGCTGGCCCGCGCCGACCGGCTGTTCGAGAGCCTGTCCCGCCCCATGCAAGGACAAACGCTCGCACATGCTTCGCTCTGGAGCGCGCTCCATCTCCGTCTCGCCGCGGCGCAGATCATTGTCGCCGGCCCCGAATCGGCGGCGCTGTCGATGGCGGCGCTGGCGGTTCCGTATCCGAATCGAATCGTCGCGCGCCTCGCGCCGGATCAGAAAGTCCCCGACGATCACCCCGCGCACGCCATGATGGCAACTGCGCGTGATCAGGCCCGCGCTTTCGTCTGCGTGGGCGAACGCTGCTCGCTGCCTCTCACCCAACCTTCCGAAATCGCTGCGGCCGTCGCCGCGCTGCGCTGA
- a CDS encoding M20 aminoacylase family protein, giving the protein MPALPQIDSYADELTTIRRDFHAHPEIGFEETRTSQIVADRLASWGIEVHRNVGRTGVVGILRGKDGSRRIGLRADMDALPIEEATNLSYRSTKPGVFHGCGHDGHTTMLLGAARYLAETRNFAGTAIFVFQPAEEGLGGARAMLADKLFERFPCDEIYALHNSPEMKLGQIAVFPGPVMAGADFFDITIRGKGSHGANPQASRDPVVVAGALIGALQTIVSRNANPLDAAVLSITQVHSGSAYNVIPEEATLAGTVRAFSRDAAALVASRIREIAAGIGATFGVEISVEIRSVFDVLENHPAQSNAAAEAAREIVGAENVSTAPNPTMYSEDFADMLRVTPGAYCWVGHGGPAPLHNPAFTMDDRLLPIGASLLARIIETRLSR; this is encoded by the coding sequence ATGCCAGCCTTGCCTCAGATCGACTCATACGCCGACGAACTGACCACGATCCGTCGCGATTTTCACGCTCACCCCGAGATCGGCTTCGAGGAGACGCGCACCTCGCAGATCGTGGCGGACAGGCTCGCCTCGTGGGGAATCGAAGTTCATCGCAACGTAGGCCGAACTGGAGTCGTCGGCATCCTGAGAGGCAAGGATGGATCACGCCGAATCGGATTGCGCGCCGACATGGATGCGCTGCCAATCGAGGAAGCCACCAACCTCTCCTATCGATCGACGAAACCAGGCGTCTTCCATGGCTGCGGTCATGACGGCCACACGACGATGTTGCTCGGCGCGGCGCGCTATCTCGCCGAAACCAGGAATTTCGCGGGAACAGCGATCTTCGTCTTCCAGCCGGCCGAAGAAGGTTTGGGCGGCGCGCGCGCCATGCTCGCCGACAAATTGTTCGAGCGCTTTCCCTGCGACGAGATCTACGCCCTGCACAATTCGCCCGAAATGAAGCTTGGCCAGATCGCCGTCTTTCCCGGTCCCGTGATGGCCGGCGCTGACTTCTTTGACATCACGATCAGGGGCAAGGGCAGCCACGGCGCCAATCCGCAGGCGAGCCGCGATCCTGTCGTCGTCGCCGGCGCTCTCATCGGCGCGCTGCAGACAATCGTCAGCCGCAACGCCAATCCGCTCGACGCCGCCGTCCTTTCGATCACGCAAGTTCATTCGGGCTCGGCCTACAATGTCATCCCGGAGGAGGCGACGCTCGCCGGCACGGTTCGCGCCTTCTCTCGCGACGCCGCGGCGCTGGTCGCTTCGCGCATCCGCGAGATCGCCGCCGGCATCGGCGCGACTTTCGGCGTCGAGATATCCGTCGAAATTCGCTCCGTGTTTGACGTCCTCGAAAATCATCCCGCGCAATCCAATGCAGCGGCCGAAGCCGCGCGCGAGATCGTCGGCGCCGAGAATGTCAGCACGGCGCCGAATCCAACCATGTACAGCGAGGACTTCGCCGACATGCTCCGCGTGACGCCAGGCGCCTATTGCTGGGTCGGCCATGGCGGGCCGGCGCCGCTGCACAATCCGGCGTTCACAATGGACGATCGGCTCCTGCCGATTGGCGCGAGCCTTCTCGCGAGGATTATCGAAACGCGTCTCTCTCGCTGA